AAATAATGGGAAGGGCAAAACTTGAGTTTTTGATCATTGATCCGCAGAATGATTTCTGCGATCCAAGGGGGAGCTTGTTTGTTCCTGGCGCCGAAGATGATTCGATCAGGTTGGCCCGGACAATCAAGAGGCTTAGGAATAAAATAGACAATATCCATGTTACGCTGGATACCCATCATTGGGTTGACATCGCACACCCGATTTTCTGGATCGATCAAAATGGCAGGCATCCTGAGCCGTTTACAATTATTACAGAAGAGGATCTGAAAAACCGGGTGTGGAGGACGACAAATCCCGATTATATTTACAGGGCAGTCAGTTATACAGAGAATCTGGAGAAAAATAACAGGTACAGTTTATGCGTCTGGCCGCCTCATTGCCTTATCGGTTCGTGGGGGCATAATATCGTTGATCCGGTTTATGATGCATTACTCGAATGGGAGAACGATTTTAAAATTGTTGATTATATAGTCAAGGGCGCCAATATATGGACCGAACATTATTCCGCTGTAAAAGCGGATGTCGAGGACCCCGATGATTTGGGGACCGGGCTGAATATAAAGTTGATCAAAGCACTTGAAAATGCCGATGTCATAGCCGTTTCCGGCCAGGCGCTGTCTCATTGTGTCGCAAACAGTATCCGCGACATTGCCGACAATTTTAATAATAAAGACAGTATCAGGAAAATAGTTTTATTGACTGATACCACAAGTTCCGTCGAAGGATTTGAAATTCTCGGAAAAAATTTCATCGATGAGATGACCGCAAGAGGGATGCAGATCTGCAAGGCTGACGATTTTATGTAAAACGCCGTTGGTTTAAACTCGGCGGCGCAAACCGGTGCTTGCGCCGCCGAGGGTATTGTGACAGATACTTTTTTTATTTTATTTCTCCGAGCCTTTCAATGTTTTTAACTTCGGCAATTTTGTTGTTCCCATCGACAAAGACGACAACGGGGCTGTGTTCCCGTGCCTCCTGCGGGTCGACCAGACAGTATGCGATTATTATTACTTTATCGCCCATATGCACCAGCCTTGCGGCGGCGCCGTTAAGGCAGATGACGCCGCTTCCCGGAGCCCCCTCAATCACGTATGTTTCAAGCCTGTTCCCGTTGTCTATGTCAACTACGCTGACCTGTTCGTATTCAAGTATGCCGGAAGCTTCCATCAGATCCTTGTCTATGGTAATACTTCCCGCATAGTTCAGGTTGGATTCGGTCACTACCGCCCTGTGTATCTTCGCTTTGAGCATGGTAAGGATCATATATCTATTCCCCTTTAAAGGTAAAATTGTCTATCAGCCTTGTCCCGCCTATATATACTGCCGCCGCAGTCAGAACAGGCGCTTTGATCTCTGATATGGCCTTCAGAGTGTCTGCGTCAACAATCTCAATGTAATCGATCCTGGCCAGCGGTTCACGGGAGATATTTTGCGTAATTATCTCTTTGATTTTTTTTGTCTCTCTCTCTCCGTTCCGCATCATATCTTTGGCAAGGTTGAGGCTTTTTGATATTATAAGAGCTGCGGTTCTTTCTTCAGGCGAGAGATATATGTTCCTTGAACTTATGGCAAGCCCGTCAGGCTCACGTATGATAGGACAGGGCACTATCAGGGTTTTGAAATTCAGATCCTGCGCCATACGCTTGATTATAGCAAGCTGCTGAGCGTCTTTTTCCCCGAAATAAGCCCTGTCCGGAGATACTATGTTGAATAACTTCGACACAACAGTGCAGACCCCGCGGAAGTGTCCCGGGCGCCTGGCTCCGCAGAGGCCGTCTCCGAGCATATTTACATCAACATAGGCCAGGTTCCGGGAAGGATACATTTCTTCCGGTTCCGGAGCAAAGACAAGATCCGCCCCCGCGCTTTCGCATACCTCGGCATCATGGCCCATATCTCTGGGATATTTTTCAAAGTCCTCGTTGGGACCAAACTGTATAGGATTCACAAATACGCTTACAACGACTATGTCATTTTCTTTTCGGGCTTTTTCTATCAGACTTATATGGCCGGCATGCAGGTATCCCATAGTCGGGACCAGCCCGATGGTGCAGCCCTGTTTTTTCCAGCTTTCAGCCATATTCAGCACGTCTTTTATCTTTCCCGTAATTTCCATTGGCCCCACACCTTCCTTACAATCAGCCTGCCGGCTGATCAAGCTTTCCATCCGGATTTTATAACATTAAAGCTTTTTGATTATCTCTTCATCAATTGCAAAAGAATGTTCGGCGCACGGGAAAGCGCCATTCCGCACTTCCTCCGCATATTTCCTTATCCCCTGTCGGATCACCTCTCCCGCATTTGAAAATATCTTTACGAATTTAGGCCTGAAATCCGAAAACATGCCAAGCATATCGTGATATACCAGGATTTGTCCATCGCAGTGCGGGCCGGCCCCAATGCCTATAGTCGGGATTGAAACGGCCGCTGTTATCTTTTCAGACAAAGCGGCGGGGATACATTCCAGAGTTATAGAGAAAGCTCCGGCATCCTCAAGCCGTTTCGCATCATCTACAATTTTTTTGGCGGTCTCAAGTTCACGCCCCTGTATCTTGAAGCCGCCGAACATATTCACTGACTGGGGTGTGAGGCCGATATGCCCCATGACAGGGATCTGTGCTTTCACGATCGCACGCACCTGCCTTGCCGCAGATGCCCCTCCCTCAAGCTTGACAGCCTCTGCATGCCCCTCCTGCACCAGTCTTCCCGCATTTTTAACCGCATCATACAGAGAAGCGTGGTAGGACATAAAAGGCATATCCCCTATAAGCAGCGCATTCTTTGTACCTCTGGATACAGCTTTGATATGGTGGATCATATCCTCCATCGTCACACTGAGCGTATCCTTATATCCGAGGCATACCATGCCAAGCGAATCTCCTACAAGTATTCCGTCGATGTCGCAGGAATCAGCCAGTTTCGCCATTGAATAGTCATAGGCGGTAAGCATTGTGATCTTTTTATTTTCAGCTTTGGCATCCATAAAAGTCGCCACGGTCTTCTTCATTGCCTAACCCCCAAATTTATAGTTTTACCGTTAATATATCTGCTGCAATTTTATTCAAGCATCTTCCATATTTCTGAATAATCGCGCTCAGGGTGGATTTTACAGGATAATTCAACAATTCTGCGGGTTAAAATCTTATACACGGGTTTATATTCTTCAGGAATGATGCCAAGGTGTTTGGCCACAGTGCCGCTGTCATTACGTTCCGCCGGGCCGGTGAGTGATTTTATCAGCCCTTTTCGGTCGATGTTGTCAACGTTGCCCTTAATCAGCGGGAGTAGCGCATCCAGAGATTCTTCACTGCCGACGCCGCATTCCTCCATGCATTCACAGCCGATGCTGACAAGCGCCAGGACAAGGTTTGACGCCATGACATTTGCAATATGGTATAAGGTTTTATTTTTTTGATCTATTACAATAGTTTTGTTCCCTGTCAGGGAAAAAATATTTTTGACATACTCAATGCGGCGCTCATCGCCCTCTATCGTGAAACAGGCTTGTTCAAGTCCGTCAAAATTACCATCCTTGCCTGCAAATGCATACATAGGATGCACTGAATAGCCGTAAGCACCGCAAACGCCTATTCCTTCAAATATGCCCGAAGTCAGAGAACCGCTGGTATGGCAGATTATTTTATCTTTAATACCGCAGACCGATATTTCACCCCAGACTTCCCCTATCCGGTCGTCCGGCGTTGTTATAAAGATTATTTTGCTATGTTTCACAAGCTCACTGATGCCGCTGAATGGCTTCGACATTGTTATATCCGCTGCGTATTCCGCAGACGCACTGCTGCGGCCCACATATCCGCCGATATCCAGCCCCTTGCTGCGAAAATATGCGCCCAATGTCACGCCGGCCTTTCCTGCTCCGATGAAGCTGATACTTATATCGTCCAAGGCGTTCATTTCCCCATAAAAATATCCAATTTGCTGTCACGGAAATATTTTGCAATGACCGATCAATTTGCATGAACAAAATAGCACAGACTACCCATGTTGTACAGTGTATGCCTTACTTTTGTTAGTTTAATACTTAAAAGTAACGTTTCGGCGAGGGCAACGAAAATGCACGCGATAAAATCATTTGTTGTGTTATGACCAGCTTACACGTTATGGTATAAAATCACAGGCATCAAGTATTTTACAATACAGGCAGGGTAAATTGCGGAGCATAATAAAACAAGAAACGGAGGTATATGAACTGAATGAATAATAGGATCTTATTTATGATATGCATCCTTTTCTGTATCTGCTTCGCGGTCCGGGCGGATGCGCTGACAGCTCGGCAGATGGCGAAGCAGCAGAATTTTTCTATAGACCCGATTGCACTGGACCTGATGGAATCGCTCGGTGAACTTACGCACCTTGACGCCGCATTCCTTACCCGTATCTCTGTTCTTCCAAAAGAAAAACAGAGAGGACTTGCTGTCAGGCTTGTCATGGACGGGCACATCACGGTGAACAAGCTCAAGCAAGTGCCGCTCCCGATCGTTCTGCCTGAAAATCCGGAAGATATCCTGGTCCTTATATATGAACTCATACGGGAGGATTACTGGAGAGGGTGGTACCGCAGACACAGCATGGCCGTCAGGCTCAAAATGAGAGATTGGTACGATACGGCGGATCGCCGTTTCATTGATCCCGACAAAGGGCGCAAGTTAATAGACATCTTTTTCCAAAAACTTGACGGCAAATATAGCGGGCCGAATGTTATCTGGTTTTAGATCGTCGAACTGGGCCCTCTATATTATTTTGACGTTTCTCTTATGATCAGGAACCGGAAATATTACAGACATGCTGAAATTTCACGCGCCATGGCGGCAATGACTTTTCCAAATTTTGCCGAATCTTTGTCGCTGAAACGGAAAGATGGCGCTGTAAGGCTGATCGCTGCGACCGGATACCCTTTTCTGTTCAAAATGGCGGCGCCGACACAACGGATGTTCTCTTCGTTTTCCCTATTTTCTTCGGCATATCCCTGCGCACGAAAGCGCAAGAGCATCTCTTTGAGTTTGGAAGGAGACACTGTGGTCAGTTCGGTCCTGGCTTTGAGCTCGGTTTTATCAAAATACGAGTCGATCTCTGCTTCCGGCATTGCGGCAAGTATCGCCCGTCCGGCGGCCGTACAATAAAGAGGCAGTGTAGTCCCAAGCCTTGACCAGCGCAGTATGACGGTCTGCGGACTGTCGAGACGTTCCACATACTGTGCAGTCCCATGCTCATAGACTGAAAGGTGAACGGTCTCTTTTGATTCGTCCCTCAATTTTCTGAGCCATGGCTGCGCTATCTCGACAATTCCTGAGGCGAAATGATAGCCGCTGCTCCACAGCAGGACTGTCGGCCCGATTTTATATTGTCCGTCTTCTGTGCGCAGAACAACGTTATCTTCGCACAGGGCGCCCAATATCCTGTGTACAGTCGCCTTTGGTATTTCACATGCTTTTGCCATCTCAGAGATACCGCTCGGGTTATTTCTTTCCGACAGATATCCCAATAACATAATTGTTTTTCTGATAACCCCGACGCCCTTTTCCATAAAGTAGCACACCTCTGATGAAAATAGATTTTAAAAAAAGCTTTGACACAAATAAAAATAGGGATTACAATATTTTTATAAAATATACGGAACGTTGTTCCATTATACGGAACATAGCCACAAAATGCAAGTATCAATTTCATGTAAAAAATTCAACTTTCCCATCGTCTTTCCCGCATGCTTTTGATCAGGAAGGACGCTGTTCCTCGAAAGAGGGACATAACAAATCACCATAGTGACTGAACTATTTCGAGTGCGTTTCGAGATCGGGAATCCAGAGACTTCAATATTTTAGAGCCACTGGTTCTCCGCTAAATAACATACGGAGAAGACGAAAAACAGAGGTTTTGAATCCACTAGTAGCAAGAAGTGGGAAAGTTGAGTAAAAAATTAAAGGGTCTATAGAATTTAAATTGCTTAGCTTAATAATAATGCTTTTTTTTGTTCCCAGTAAGACAGGAGGCAGGATCATAGTGAAAAAATACGTTACTTTCGGTGAACTGATGCTGAGACTTTCCCCTCCCGGGCGAGAACTCTTCCTGCAGACTCCGTCCTTTGATGCTACTTTTGGAGGGGCAGAGGCGAATGTCGCTGTCTCCCTGGCAAATTACGGTGAAAATGTTTCCTTTGTTACGGCACTTCCCAAAAATCCAATAGCTGATGCGGCTGTCCGCGAGCTCCGCGGACTTGGGGTAGACACCTCATTTATCAGACGCAGCGGCGACAGGATCGGCATATACTATGCAGAGGCCGGAGCTTCCATGCGTCACTCAAAGGTAATTTATGACCGCTCGCATTCTTCGATATCAGAGATTTCCGCTGATGATTTTGACTGGCATAAGATTTTTGATGGTGCGCACTGGTTCCACACAACCGGTATTACCCCAGCCATCTCCGCAGGGACGGCGGCGGTTACGCTTGAAGCTATGAAGGCTGCCCATGAGTGCGGGCTGAAGGTCTCATGCGACCTGAACTACAGAAAAAAACTCTGGAATTGGGGCAAAACTCCGATGGAGGTAATGTCAGAGATAGCAGGTTATGCAGATGTTCTGATCGCAAACGAAGAAGATTGTCAGAAATGCCTCGGCATAGAGCTTGACGTAGATGTGACTTCGGGCAAGCTCGACTCCTCCAAATATGAAAAACTGGCGTCAAAAGTTATGGACGTATTCCCAAATATTTCACATCTGGCAGTAAGCCTGCGCGAAAGCATAAGTGCGGACTGGAACAACTGGTCAATTGTTATGGCCACAAAGGATAAATTCTATATCAGCAAAAAATATGAGATACGCGACATCGTCGACCGTATCGGCGGCGGAGATTCTTTCGGATCCGGTCTTATCTGGGGGATCAACAACCTTGAAACTCCCCAGGCTGCGCTTGAATTTGCCGCGGCTGCCTCGGCGCTTAAACATACGATACGCGGCGACTATAATCGGATCTCGGTTGATGATGTCATGGCCCTGGTCAGCGGCGATGCTTCTGGCCGTGTACAGCGGTAGGGAGGTTCAGACTATGGATGAAGTACTCAAAAAACTTGGCGATATAGGCATTATCCCGGTTGTCAAACTTACCGCGGCGGAACAGGCCCTGCCTCTAGGCAAAGCCCTTATGGCAGGCTCGCTGCCTGTTGCCGAGATCACGTTTCGCACAGATGCCGCGGAAGACTCGATAAGAATGCTGTCTTATGAAATGCCTGAACTTATTGTCGGTGCGGGAACAGTTCTGACGATCGATCAGGTGGATGCGGCTGCTGATGCCGGCGCGCGTTACGTTGTAACGCCAGGCTTTAACCCAAAGATAGTCGCTCATTGCCAAAGTATAGGCATGCCTGTGGTGCCGGGTGTTAGCAACTCCAGTGAGATAGGGCAGGCCATAGAAATGGGGCTTGATGTAGTTAAATTTTTTCCGGCGGAGGCATCCGGTGGTGTTGATATGCTTAAATCGTTTGCCGGGCCTTTCTGTGGAAAGATTTCTTTTATTCCCACGGGAGGCGTAACAGCAAAGAATATGCAGAATTATCTGGCGTGCGGCAATGTGTTTGCTGTCGGAGGCAGCTGGATGGTTGCGCCTGATCTTCTTGATGCAGGAGAGTACGGGAAAATCGAAAATCTGTGCAGGGAGGCCAGGATGCTGTCGCTTGGCTTCCGCCTCCTGCATATCGGAATAAATCCGGAAGCGGGGATATCGCCTGTCGAAAGTGCCAAACTTTTGTCTGCGATGCTCGGAATGCCGATGAAGGAGGGGAACGGCTCATCGTTCGTCGGCGAATCTTTTGAGGTAATGAAGTCACGCGGCAGGGGCGGACACGGGCATATTGCGATAGAGACGCTCTCCGTAGAGAGGGCCCTCGAATGGTTCTCGGGTTTTAGCATTAAACCGCTCGAAGAGACTGTAAAAACAAAAGAAGGGCACATCTCATTAGCTTATCTCGACTACGATTTCATGGGCTTTGCGGTGCATCTAAACCGAAAATAGCATGGATTTCTGAGCAGGATGGAGAGGGAGACGAAATGACAAACATTTTCAGACTTGACGGCAGGAGGATACTGGTCACGGGTGGCGGAACCGGGATAGGGTTTGCCACAGCAAAGCTGATATGCGAATATGGCGGAACTGTCGTCATCTGCGGACGGAGAACGGATGTGCTTGAAAAAGCCGTAGAAGAACTTGGAGAAAACGCCGCTGCGATCACATGTGACGTTGCGGATCTTTCTTCTGTCCCTTCCCTTGTAGATAAAGCCGAAGCCGGCGGCCCGCTCTACGGACTTG
The sequence above is drawn from the Synergistaceae bacterium genome and encodes:
- a CDS encoding isochorismatase family protein; translation: MGRAKLEFLIIDPQNDFCDPRGSLFVPGAEDDSIRLARTIKRLRNKIDNIHVTLDTHHWVDIAHPIFWIDQNGRHPEPFTIITEEDLKNRVWRTTNPDYIYRAVSYTENLEKNNRYSLCVWPPHCLIGSWGHNIVDPVYDALLEWENDFKIVDYIVKGANIWTEHYSAVKADVEDPDDLGTGLNIKLIKALENADVIAVSGQALSHCVANSIRDIADNFNNKDSIRKIVLLTDTTSSVEGFEILGKNFIDEMTARGMQICKADDFM
- a CDS encoding aspartate 1-decarboxylase; the protein is MILTMLKAKIHRAVVTESNLNYAGSITIDKDLMEASGILEYEQVSVVDIDNGNRLETYVIEGAPGSGVICLNGAAARLVHMGDKVIIIAYCLVDPQEAREHSPVVVFVDGNNKIAEVKNIERLGEIK
- the panC gene encoding pantoate--beta-alanine ligase translates to MEITGKIKDVLNMAESWKKQGCTIGLVPTMGYLHAGHISLIEKARKENDIVVVSVFVNPIQFGPNEDFEKYPRDMGHDAEVCESAGADLVFAPEPEEMYPSRNLAYVDVNMLGDGLCGARRPGHFRGVCTVVSKLFNIVSPDRAYFGEKDAQQLAIIKRMAQDLNFKTLIVPCPIIREPDGLAISSRNIYLSPEERTAALIISKSLNLAKDMMRNGERETKKIKEIITQNISREPLARIDYIEIVDADTLKAISEIKAPVLTAAAVYIGGTRLIDNFTFKGE
- the panB gene encoding 3-methyl-2-oxobutanoate hydroxymethyltransferase is translated as MKKTVATFMDAKAENKKITMLTAYDYSMAKLADSCDIDGILVGDSLGMVCLGYKDTLSVTMEDMIHHIKAVSRGTKNALLIGDMPFMSYHASLYDAVKNAGRLVQEGHAEAVKLEGGASAARQVRAIVKAQIPVMGHIGLTPQSVNMFGGFKIQGRELETAKKIVDDAKRLEDAGAFSITLECIPAALSEKITAAVSIPTIGIGAGPHCDGQILVYHDMLGMFSDFRPKFVKIFSNAGEVIRQGIRKYAEEVRNGAFPCAEHSFAIDEEIIKKL
- a CDS encoding DUF2520 domain-containing protein, which codes for MDDISISFIGAGKAGVTLGAYFRSKGLDIGGYVGRSSASAEYAADITMSKPFSGISELVKHSKIIFITTPDDRIGEVWGEISVCGIKDKIICHTSGSLTSGIFEGIGVCGAYGYSVHPMYAFAGKDGNFDGLEQACFTIEGDERRIEYVKNIFSLTGNKTIVIDQKNKTLYHIANVMASNLVLALVSIGCECMEECGVGSEESLDALLPLIKGNVDNIDRKGLIKSLTGPAERNDSGTVAKHLGIIPEEYKPVYKILTRRIVELSCKIHPERDYSEIWKMLE
- a CDS encoding IclR family transcriptional regulator encodes the protein MEKGVGVIRKTIMLLGYLSERNNPSGISEMAKACEIPKATVHRILGALCEDNVVLRTEDGQYKIGPTVLLWSSGYHFASGIVEIAQPWLRKLRDESKETVHLSVYEHGTAQYVERLDSPQTVILRWSRLGTTLPLYCTAAGRAILAAMPEAEIDSYFDKTELKARTELTTVSPSKLKEMLLRFRAQGYAEENRENEENIRCVGAAILNRKGYPVAAISLTAPSFRFSDKDSAKFGKVIAAMAREISACL
- a CDS encoding sugar kinase, whose translation is MKKYVTFGELMLRLSPPGRELFLQTPSFDATFGGAEANVAVSLANYGENVSFVTALPKNPIADAAVRELRGLGVDTSFIRRSGDRIGIYYAEAGASMRHSKVIYDRSHSSISEISADDFDWHKIFDGAHWFHTTGITPAISAGTAAVTLEAMKAAHECGLKVSCDLNYRKKLWNWGKTPMEVMSEIAGYADVLIANEEDCQKCLGIELDVDVTSGKLDSSKYEKLASKVMDVFPNISHLAVSLRESISADWNNWSIVMATKDKFYISKKYEIRDIVDRIGGGDSFGSGLIWGINNLETPQAALEFAAAASALKHTIRGDYNRISVDDVMALVSGDASGRVQR
- a CDS encoding bifunctional 4-hydroxy-2-oxoglutarate aldolase/2-dehydro-3-deoxy-phosphogluconate aldolase — translated: MDEVLKKLGDIGIIPVVKLTAAEQALPLGKALMAGSLPVAEITFRTDAAEDSIRMLSYEMPELIVGAGTVLTIDQVDAAADAGARYVVTPGFNPKIVAHCQSIGMPVVPGVSNSSEIGQAIEMGLDVVKFFPAEASGGVDMLKSFAGPFCGKISFIPTGGVTAKNMQNYLACGNVFAVGGSWMVAPDLLDAGEYGKIENLCREARMLSLGFRLLHIGINPEAGISPVESAKLLSAMLGMPMKEGNGSSFVGESFEVMKSRGRGGHGHIAIETLSVERALEWFSGFSIKPLEETVKTKEGHISLAYLDYDFMGFAVHLNRK